One part of the Bdellovibrio sp. KM01 genome encodes these proteins:
- a CDS encoding PP2C family protein-serine/threonine phosphatase, producing the protein MTNDPNALKERISDLEHELAVKEAEVHRYRLELGKANQALEKMIHQMNQELKLAQALQKKLSPTELPNVQGFEFSTKFLPGTRSGGDYFDIFEHEDKLKFGILISSATGYSLSSMLLSVIIKISSQMEARRGLEAHKVVGILANDVVPNITNDDRANIFYGIVDRRSYEFQYCSVGDIDGFHQIYGKDALSELMATGPSLGKDFNTEPQSRTIQLNPRDRLILATEGLKNSQNSLGVGWGGHNLMDAISKAPRQGVHELRNEILYANQKYSGKEDPVRDQTLIVTEVKDRVIKLAKN; encoded by the coding sequence ATGACGAATGATCCAAACGCTCTTAAAGAACGCATTTCTGATTTAGAACATGAACTGGCTGTGAAAGAAGCAGAGGTTCATCGTTACCGTTTGGAACTGGGTAAAGCCAATCAAGCTCTGGAAAAAATGATTCATCAAATGAATCAGGAGTTGAAACTTGCTCAGGCTTTGCAGAAAAAACTTTCCCCTACAGAATTGCCCAATGTTCAAGGTTTTGAGTTTTCCACCAAGTTTTTGCCTGGTACTCGTTCGGGCGGGGACTACTTTGATATTTTCGAACATGAAGATAAATTGAAGTTTGGAATTCTGATTTCCAGTGCGACTGGATACTCCCTGTCGTCGATGCTTCTTTCCGTTATCATTAAAATTTCATCTCAGATGGAAGCACGCCGCGGCCTTGAAGCTCACAAAGTTGTGGGTATATTGGCAAATGACGTTGTACCAAATATAACGAACGACGATCGCGCGAATATCTTTTATGGAATCGTTGATCGACGCAGTTATGAATTTCAGTATTGTTCAGTTGGCGACATCGATGGTTTTCACCAGATCTATGGCAAGGATGCTCTGTCGGAACTTATGGCGACGGGGCCCAGCTTAGGTAAGGATTTTAACACGGAGCCTCAAAGTCGCACCATTCAACTGAACCCCCGTGATAGACTGATTTTGGCGACCGAAGGCCTCAAAAACTCTCAGAACTCTTTGGGAGTTGGCTGGGGTGGGCATAATTTGATGGACGCCATATCAAAAGCGCCTCGTCAGGGTGTGCACGAGCTGCGTAACGAGATTCTTTATGCGAATCAAAAATATTCCGGCAAAGAGGATCCCGTCAGAGATCAGACTCTGATCGTCACTGAGGTGAAGGATCGAGTGATCAAGCTTGCCAAGAACTAG
- a CDS encoding DUF4105 domain-containing protein yields the protein MLKISLFRQLIALSLPLVTSVVAHGFEYRLVTSLPANQRTAVQDLLKQAEQKLPETLKAALSTVDVRFNQLPSFSALSPNIGVASFQRRDLTINTLMLAEIVKGPQGSTRTTRTHGNMYNEVLATVLHETTHLYDFANVHSDSENEMIRHCDTKFAKSKEERIQNGPRPYACKYYENMTTSFSSNPYYLQVAGWTGQSENVMNQRSPDIYELKDKREHFAVNMEYFLMDPQFKCRRPSIYKVLSAQFQHVPFQNVTCETQLGYVIPNSGAMYSQILQINPDRIYQVHYLFAEKGSDISSGWGHSMIRLVMCAPERKTVGPDCLRDVEYSVVLSFRAWVEAIQLSMWAGLVGDYSSRLFILPLSQVVDEYPKGQFRSLRSIPLKLTREQIRDLVVRSVETHWGYEGRYKFVTANCATETLDLLQSVLQSPAMMNVDIKTPAGLYSVLQKLNLADDSVFRDPKSAKELGYYFESYEERYNNTFKLVKDAGFTPLKDFKEWINADAAYRQKVIRAIPKSHPEYKKMIASLFVLEFAAQRQIQTYILQDLTGLMAEGKSSAEADKAQQTAKNYMKISELFAKPSSFLPKGRGYGLPLPGEMAAAKELVAVKAKEAIKISEETKKMADQLTDTVLMRQVETSNENVKLLQQLLRTK from the coding sequence ATGCTTAAAATATCATTGTTCAGACAGCTGATCGCCTTATCCTTGCCGCTGGTAACCAGCGTGGTGGCGCATGGCTTTGAATATCGCCTCGTGACTTCGCTTCCTGCGAATCAGCGCACGGCAGTTCAAGATCTTTTGAAACAAGCTGAACAAAAACTTCCTGAAACATTAAAGGCGGCTTTAAGCACCGTCGATGTGCGCTTCAATCAGCTTCCTTCTTTCAGTGCTCTTTCCCCGAATATCGGTGTCGCAAGCTTTCAACGTCGTGATCTGACGATCAATACTTTGATGTTGGCTGAAATTGTTAAAGGACCTCAAGGTTCAACGCGCACGACTCGCACTCATGGCAACATGTACAATGAAGTTCTAGCGACGGTTCTGCATGAAACGACTCACTTGTATGATTTTGCCAATGTTCACAGTGATTCAGAAAATGAAATGATCAGACACTGTGATACCAAGTTTGCAAAATCCAAAGAGGAACGCATTCAGAATGGTCCTCGTCCGTATGCCTGCAAATACTATGAGAACATGACGACTTCTTTTTCTTCTAATCCATACTATTTGCAAGTCGCGGGTTGGACAGGTCAAAGCGAGAACGTCATGAATCAACGTTCTCCGGATATCTATGAGCTTAAAGACAAGCGCGAGCATTTCGCTGTGAACATGGAATACTTCCTGATGGATCCACAGTTTAAATGTCGTCGTCCATCAATATATAAAGTCCTGTCGGCGCAGTTCCAGCACGTGCCTTTTCAAAATGTGACGTGTGAAACCCAATTGGGCTACGTGATTCCGAATAGTGGTGCGATGTACAGCCAGATTTTGCAGATCAATCCAGATCGCATTTATCAAGTTCATTATCTGTTTGCAGAAAAGGGTAGCGATATTTCTTCAGGTTGGGGTCACTCGATGATTCGCTTGGTGATGTGCGCTCCAGAGCGTAAAACGGTGGGCCCTGATTGCCTTCGTGACGTTGAATATTCCGTGGTTTTAAGTTTCCGTGCGTGGGTTGAAGCGATTCAGCTCAGCATGTGGGCGGGACTGGTTGGGGACTATTCTTCTCGTCTGTTCATTTTGCCATTAAGTCAGGTTGTCGATGAATATCCGAAAGGTCAGTTCCGTTCTTTGCGCAGTATTCCTTTAAAGCTGACGCGTGAACAAATCCGTGACCTGGTTGTGCGCTCTGTTGAAACGCACTGGGGCTACGAGGGCAGATATAAATTTGTCACTGCAAACTGCGCGACGGAAACTTTGGATCTGTTGCAGTCCGTATTGCAATCACCGGCCATGATGAATGTGGATATTAAAACTCCCGCAGGATTGTATTCTGTTTTGCAAAAATTGAATCTTGCGGATGATTCTGTATTCAGAGATCCGAAAAGTGCCAAAGAATTGGGTTACTATTTTGAATCCTATGAAGAGCGCTATAACAATACGTTCAAATTGGTGAAAGACGCGGGTTTCACTCCGCTGAAAGACTTTAAAGAGTGGATCAACGCGGATGCGGCTTATCGCCAGAAAGTCATTCGTGCCATTCCGAAATCTCACCCCGAGTATAAGAAAATGATTGCTTCGCTGTTTGTCTTGGAGTTTGCGGCCCAAAGACAGATTCAAACTTATATTTTGCAGGATTTAACCGGCTTGATGGCTGAAGGCAAGTCGAGCGCAGAGGCTGATAAAGCTCAGCAGACCGCAAAAAACTATATGAAGATTTCTGAGTTGTTCGCAAAACCGTCATCGTTTTTGCCGAAGGGCAGAGGTTACGGTTTGCCGCTTCCAGGGGAAATGGCAGCGGCGAAAGAGCTGGTGGCTGTGAAAGCCAAGGAAGCAATTAAGATTTCTGAAGAAACAAAAAAAATGGCTGATCAACTGACCGACACAGTTCTGATGAGGCAGGTAGAGACCAGCAACGAAAATGTTAAATTATTACAGCAACTGCTTCGCACGAAGTAG
- a CDS encoding DUF2388 domain-containing protein, with protein MKSVLFVLVSAMSMNAMALEISTSIKITQANQEKTAYEQMLLDAQPDAAIYIASGGKELRPQLARTFEVIRSKNGNKGSNMELAESIANAK; from the coding sequence ATGAAAAGTGTTTTGTTTGTTTTAGTATCCGCAATGTCGATGAACGCGATGGCGTTGGAAATCTCAACATCCATCAAAATCACGCAGGCGAATCAGGAAAAAACTGCTTATGAGCAAATGCTTTTGGATGCGCAACCGGATGCTGCGATTTATATCGCATCAGGTGGTAAAGAGTTGAGACCTCAATTGGCTCGCACGTTCGAAGTTATCCGTTCGAAGAACGGCAACAAAGGTTCTAATATGGAACTTGCAGAATCCATCGCGAACGCAAAATAG